The genomic region ATCAGAATGAACCAATCCTACTTCCCAAAGCCAATGTGCATCAATCCATTAAAATTGCAGATGATAAACATGTTCAGTGGCGGAGCGCCCGTTATGGTTTAGTATGGCTGCTACTACACCTCATATTTTTATAATGCTTATATCTTCTATTGTGGTAACTAAAGCCTATGTGGTGTGGTGGTTATTCGTACGTTTTTGTGGCAATGAGCTGGTCGCCTGTTTGATCTTTGTAATCCACGATATTTTCTTGTTTTTCTATGTCATTTCTTGTTTTTTTTCCTTTTCATTTCTAATAGCTGCAGTTATATTGACATACCTCATTTTCCTTTTGTCCTTCGCCACTGAACATGATGTTAGTCCTAGCAAGTAGCAAGTGCTCCCCCTCCTCTTGGTTCCCCAGGGCTCTGATGGAAACCATGACGCTACAAAATCTGTCCTCGAGGAGCAAAGTTTTTGAGTAGAATTATTTAGGCATTCCAGTCCCTGACGGAGGAAATATATACACACAATGGTTTCGATCAATGAAAGAAAGGTTAGTTAAAAAGAAAGACAATGTGGTCAAAGAAAAAAAATGTATTTGGGAGGCAGGGAAGTTTTAATCAAGTGGTGGCTCAAGATATTCCAACATATGTAATGGGCGTTTCCATTGAACTGACACAAGTTATGAGGAAATATATGAAACTCACGAGACTTGTGGCGGGGTGTCACTCGGTTAAAAAGCTTCATGTTCTCCCCGGAAACTTTTTTAACTAAAACCcttcttgcaaggtaaacctagctAGAGGCAAATCTTGGTCCCTAGTAGTCTTTGTGCCCAGGTGCTTAATGCTCAGCATTTTACTGAAGTACTACTTTTTTACCTGGGCACATAGGTAATCAGGTAAACCTTATCTCATTACGGTAATCAGGTTCAGTATTTAGGAGTATTTTACTGAACAGTATTTTAATCAGGTAAAGTACTAAACATTTTACAAACATTTTACCTGGGCACATGAGTAATCTGGTGCCCAGGCGCATGGTCTGGACTTCATAGTGGTAGTCATGAATGAGATTTCTATGCGTATATGCTTCTATAGAAGATAATGTTTCTATTTTTTATGTATATAAAATGAATGCTATTGTAGACTGCCCCTGGTACCGATGCGTTTAGTTGCGGGACAACTAGAGACAAGCAAGACTGAAACATCCTCTATTGTTCTCTCTCGTCCCTCTAATTTTGAGAGACAACTGGAAATAACACTGTGATAATTCTGTCTCAACCCCTAACTTTGAACGAAACAAAATTATTTAAGGGATCGTTCTATCTCATCGTGTTTTGTTATTACAACCAAACACTTAGTAAAATATTGAGCGTTAAGCACCTGGGCACAAAGACTACTAGGGAACATGATTAGCCCCTAGTTTTACCTTGCAAGAAGGGTTTATTTAAAAAGTTTCCGTGGAGAACATGAAGCTTTTTAACCGAGCGATCGACGCCCAACCACAAGTCTCGCGTGAgtttcatatattcatcataACATGTGTCAGTTAAATGAAAACGCCCATTACACAAAAAAAATGTCTTCGCGGACGGTTCACGCGTGCgtagaatcagttagggttccgagtttctcgcgagatttgttagctaaaaccACGGAATTAGCTCAGAAAACGACTTGTAGCGGATCCatacctcccctttatatagataaaGGGTTACAGCCGATTGAGCCcaccacaatcgatcaaatcaagtccaCCTCTCGTTTTTTCCTTAtgcagttctagtttagccctagtttagcctccctctacctcaaatcttcacctctctttgaCTCTATATCGACTAGAGacatcttgggtggcctgccgatgccAAGACACACCCTACAATCTCTCCTTTCCgatgggtccctcccgggaggcgagatctaggtctgATGCGAAGAAGACTCTCTCTGCGCCATCGCGTACCGTCCGAACCCCAGGCGTGAACCGTCCAGACGTACGCAGAGGAGGAGTCGCTCTTGCGCCAGGCCATGGACCGTCCGGTCCTGTGCTGCAGACCGTCTGTGCCTCCTGTCAGGCAGTCCTTTCTAGTGTTTGGCGTCTAAATCAGAGCCAACAATATGTTGGAATATCTTGAGCCACCACTTGATTAAAACTTCTCTGCCTCCCAAATACATTTTTTTGTCTTTGACCACATTGTCTTTCTTTTTAGCTAACCTTTTTTTCAATGGCCGAAACCATTGTGATTTCATTTATATATTTCCTTCGTCAGGGAAAGGAAAATGCCTAAATATTTTTTCTCAAAAACTTTGCTCCTGGAGGACAGTTTTTGTAGCATCATGGTTTCCCATCAGAGCCCTGAGGAACAAGAGGAGGGGAGTAGCATTTGCCAGGACTAACATGTTCAGTGGCGAAGGACAAAAAGAAAATGAGGCATGTCAATATAACTGCAGCTAGTAGAAATAATGAAAGGGAAAAAACAAGAAATGACAGAGAACAAACAAGAAAATAGTGCAGAATACGGAGATCAAACAAGCGACCAGCTCATTGCCACACAAACGTATAACCACCACACCACATAGATTTTAGTTACCATAATAGAATATATAAGCATTATAAATTATGAGGTATAGCTGCAGCCATACTACACCATAACGAGCTCTCCGCCATTGAACATGTTGCCTTACTTGTCTCAAAGGAAGCTATCATCTACCCAGTGCAATTTTAATGGCTTGATGCACATTGGCTTTGGGAAGTAGGATTGGTTCATTCTGATTTACCACATTGAATAGGTGACTGGGAGACACCCTTGATCACAATCaattaagaaaatataagggTCCCTTTGGTAAACCTCGACAAGAACATAAGCTTTCCAGGCATTTTTAAGTAccaaagtgtcggcgtttcgagaccggggggtccctaagccgacaagtgagtgtgctgcgtgccccagcccagatgggtcgagcgcgtgggcgagcgcgaaggggggagaggcgaggtggccggagacgggcgtgagagaggtggaagtcccgcggccttcgtgttcgtcccgcgcccaggtcgggtgcgcttgcagtaggggggttacaagtatAGATGTCCAAAAAGCACGTGGCCCGTTAGCCCGGCACGAAGCACGAGTTTTTAGCACGACACGAGCCCGGCACGACACGGTTTGAAGCGGGCCCGGGCTGAGCCCGGCCCGTATAGCGTGCCGGGCTCGACAGACATTTGAGCCCGTTGGGCTAGCCCGAGCACGGCCCGTTATTGACCGGGCCTTTAAACCGGCCCGTTCAACAACTCAGGTACAGTATAGAGTACTGGGCTGCCACCTGCCACCATACGCGAACGGCCCACTAAGTCTAACCCTAAGCAGCTCGCCGCGTCGGCTCTGTATAAATCGTGTGCGTCCGATGCCCCCAAACCCTAACCTAACGCACTCGCTCCCTCCTGCGTCCTGGACTCCTGGCTCTCCATGCGGCGGCGGCGCTCCCTCCATCCTCTCTAGCTTCGGCGCGGCGctcccttctccctcctctcggCGCAGGCCGCGGGCTCCGTCCCCTCGCGCGGCGCTCCGTGCCTCCGCGCTCCCTGCTTTCGGCGCGGCGCTGGCATACCGTCCTCTCGGTCCTCGGCGGCGGCTGCTCTCTCCCTGCTCTCGGCGCGCGTCGGGCTCCCTGCTGCCCTGCTCCCTTCTCCCGGCGCGCGCGGTGGCCGGTACTGCCATGCTGGACATGCATGTATCTGCTCCTGCTGGCGAGGAGCAGGGGTTGATGACATGCATGCCTGTGAATTGATGAATGTAGTGTATATCTGCGGTGCATGAGAAGAGAATTAAGAGATGCCAACGCCGAGCGAGTCAACTGTCAGGCTAAATAATTTCTTCAACCTCGTGCGTGGCCAGTGGGCGTtaaaaatttatttatttatttcccgACCTCGTGAATTGGCGTGCTCGGGCTGGGCCGGGCTCCTTCGTGGGCCGGGCtttccgggccggcccggcacggatgGGCCTTAGTAGTGCCGTGCTCGGACAGAGGGGACAGCCCGTCGGGCGGCACGGCCCGGCCCGGTTAACAGGCCGGGCTCAAACGGGCCGGGCTCAAACGGgctcgggctgggccgggccgtgccgcccgtttggacatctatagttacaagcgtccacgcgagtgagggaagcgagcggccccaagagagcgcatgtcccgtcctcggtcccgcgcggccaaccctctctaagaaggccctggtccttacttttatagtcgtaaggagaggatccaggtgtacaataaggggtgtagcagagtgctacgtgtctagcggagggagagctagcgccctaagtacatgccaatgtggcagccggagagatcttggcaccctgctggcgtgatgtcatggctgtcggaggagcaacggagcttggcggaaggacagctgtcggagcggttgagcccttgctgacgtccacctgcttccgtaagagagcggagagccgccgccgtcatggagcctgggaggcgccatcattgcctatctggcggagctggtcagatgggacaccggtcttgttctctgcggcccgagtcggctcggggtagagtggtgatggcgctccctattgacgtggcgggcccgcgcccgaggccgggcgacgtgggggctcctccgaagctggggtcgaatctgtcttccgttgccgaggccgagtccgagcccctgggtcgggcgaggcggaagtcgttcggcagaggccagggcggagtccgagccctggggtcgggcgaggcggagttcgtcgtcttctggggccgagcccgagtccgagccctggggtcgggcggagcggagttcgccgtcttccgggtcttagcccgagtccgagccctggggtcgggcggagcggagttcgccgtcttccgggtcttagcccgagtccgagccctggggtcgggcggagcggagttcgccgtcttccgggtcttagcccgagtccgagccctggggtcgggcggagcggagttcgccgtcttccgggtcttagcccgagtccgagccctggggtcgggcggagcggagttctctttggcgcccctggcgaggcctgactgcctgtcagactcactctatcgagtggcactgcagtcggagtggcgcaggcggcgctgtccttctgtcagaccggtcagtggagcagcggagtgacggcggtcacttcggctctgccggggggcgcgcgtcaggatagaggtgtcaggccacctttgcgttaaatgcccctgcaactcggtcagtcggtgcggcgatttagtcagggttgcttcttagcgaagccaaggcctcgggcgagccggagatgtgtccgccgttaaaaaggggggcctcgggcgagacggaagtccctcgaggtcggctgcccgagtccgaggctaggctcgggtgaagcatgatcgagtcactcgtatggactgattcctgacttaatcgcacccatcaggcctctgcagctttatgctgatgggggttaccagctgagaattaggcgtcttgagggtacccctaattatggtccccgacagtagcccccgagcctcgaagggagtgttagcactcgcttggaggctttcgtcgcacttttttgcaaggggaccagccttcctcggttgcattttattccggtgggtgcgcgcgagcgcacccgccgggtgtagcccccgaggcctcggaggagtggtttcactccttcgaggtcttaatgccttgtgtaacgcttcggctggtctggtcgttccctcatgcgaactggccgtagcccgggtgcacggtcggggcccaagttctcgggctggtatgttgacgctgtcaacggttcggccgaagccgggtttgcgagagcagcccccgagcctccacacagggcgagaggacgatcagggacagactcgactttttacatacgcccctacgtcgtctttccgcaaggaggagggggggagtgcgccatgttaccctcgatgggcaccgaacatggtgtctccggtgagctgcaagcgggtaatccgagtggacgtccgtgccccgttcgttgggggtcggctaggggcccagaggcacgcccaaaagtacctgcgggtgatctgccggacccggtcccctagcaacggggtccgagggctcgatgcctccctccgatgggattccgttacaagatcgctcccgctggtctcggaaatgtcctagggtacctcgggagcgcagcccgagcctcggttatgtatcgaacgtacccctggtcatccctcgctcggcgtctgaggcgactgtgaacccttcgggggccagccttcgaacctctgatcagtaatgggcgcggagcccgagtagcctgaggcggccatggagcccttcggggggccggccttcgaacccctgaccagtagtgggtgtcgggcccacgcgatctgaggcgactgttgaaccctccggagggccagccttcgaacctctgatcagtagggggggctcggagcccggttccttcacagggaaggatccttttcggggtatccccctttcccggtccctgttgcaagagatagagaaagaggaaaaagggaaagggatacgaaatcgaacgacgtggcgtaccttttttggcgcggttattacggcgaaggcgaagcgtcgtccgcttctcctgccagaagcgccgcctgtcccgccgcggagttaatgcgacggggcgagtggttggcggggcggccgttgcgcatgcgcgagccgttcgaggaacggatcacgggcgcaccgtcttcacgccgtgggaggaggctctcttgctgtccctggatgggacgtgagcctggctgacgatgtgactgctgctcccgtccgcctgccaccgtcattactgccggcccactttcggccgcattgaccgtcgcgccaggctggcgccgctgggtcgtgcgctgggtcgcctcgagtcgcggcataggctctgcaaccgaagaggtgcgacggtggcacaagtggtggcgcagttgcttgcatgcagcaactggcgcgctggttgcgtgacgcgtgggcctgggccttcaagctggcgtgtcagaagtcagagaagcgcgtccacctggcgcggttacatgccgcctgcatggctgcccgcccctcccgcccattggtctaggcaaaagtggggggtcgcttgtaaccgctgggcggttgtgcgcaccacgcgcggcggtttggcttcttctgctcggagccggtctgcatgacatgcgggacccagcccccgagtcgcaggggtgggccttggagcgtgttggagaagactcagcccgcggcgtttgggggcgcacgtagggggagttgcctttaaaaggagggcgacccctttcggaaggcaaccacgccttcttcttccctcatgcgtcgtgtctttccatcttccaagcccccggatggggggtacccaccgtctttccgcctcctcgttggaggaacacaactccgtgggagttggtacctttcagccatcgttcggcttcaaggattttcatcacacagcctggttgctcccctccgccggtggtcacccaagatggtgacctccagttcgacggtggggagagcgtgccaggctgcggcctctacccctccctcggcctcaaggattttcgtcatccaggccaagatgaaggatgaggcgagtcggggggttgcccccgcatgggtcggctgcctttttcttcccccgcgcctgggggagaatggcatccttccgtcccacggggacttcctccagccatgccgggataggtagggcgccagtagccctgggtctccgtctcccggcctgaatggctggttctcgtcctctgcgggtgagagccttcctgtcgtaacacctgccccgaagctgctgcctaagccgcttcgccgcccggggcgggggtggttgttgtcgtagtcagaacgggcggcggtgagccgctcgtcagtcttctgttgctccgcaggccttcccccatggagtggggttgttcgtacctgcggagggggaaccggagctccgtttgtaatggcatttcgattgccagggtttttcgttcattgtggctgtcgaggcctgaacatgtatgtaatttcggcacggagccgtgttttttcctcattttcgagcactaagtcttgcCTGTTTATTATctgtaccgcttcaccaagcatgagtcgccccgtgtcaaggtgacgagtgaggtatccgtatcccggaggcgtaggaatccctcggctcgatcggccttgttgtctgaggctcctctagcttagttaaagagacccctcagccgttcttcgacgagccgaggccaggggtagcgatatcagtacgaacagaggcggagttggctcgaaaatgggaacctggttggccggagcctagccgggttgtccgtcagcggatccgacgccggagtcgatcagccgaggcctcgggtcgggctagcgcccttggaagatggttggccgaggccccgggggtagccggccgagccgcctgctcgggccggattcccggagaagtccctagaCCGCGccaccgtccgaggctgggtcggaccttgctgaagacgtcgtcgatgccgaaggtgctacggcccccttcagcgtgaagacccgagcctgcaggatcagatcgtcttgtagcgtgtgccttctgcggccgttgaggccagaaaacacaccctcgctgcgcttgtaaagctgcgtctcttttccccttattccgagcatctggactttccgtcggtaacagggatgtttgtgcgggcgagagttgcttctcgcggaaggtgatgagtgaggtatccgtatcccggaggcgtaggagtccctcggctcggtcggccttgccgcttacgcgtaccttcacccgtccatgaggccctgtctccgacttagtcgaggaagcttgaaggaccactttggcagaagagcttccgaacgtgaagacttgtccggtccacggagtcgctttatccgaacgcgagttacttatcgcagaaggtgatgagtgaggtatccgtatcccggaggcgtaggagtccctcggctcggtcagccttggctgcttacgtgtactccgtcgtttccaggatccgcttttcgaagtagtcaaaaagcacgaaagaaattctgctaaaaagagatctttttttcgagggaaaaattcgacgcagagggggtctccccccttttagcccccgagggagggtcgggctttgccgaggcgaggccgacccttccttgatgactaaacttttgcgtgggtgcgaggtatatgaacaacttgaaaacatcttaagggtagaagcgacgtagctgtttgatgttccaagcgttgccgtagacctcgccttgattgttggccagcttgtatgttccgggcttcaggactttggcgatgac from Zea mays cultivar B73 chromosome 6, Zm-B73-REFERENCE-NAM-5.0, whole genome shotgun sequence harbors:
- the LOC103630258 gene encoding uncharacterized protein; this translates as MPPNPNLTHSLPPASWTPGSPCGGGAPSILSSFGAALPSPSSRRRPRAPSPRAALRASALPAFGAALAYRPLGPRRRLLSPCSRRASGSLLPCSLLPARAVAGTAMLDMHVSAPAGEEQGLMTCMPVN